The following are encoded in a window of Telmatobacter sp. DSM 110680 genomic DNA:
- a CDS encoding hemerythrin domain-containing protein: MAIQIGAKPDSGFDDPIGMLKDCHRRIESFLHILCVVVDRAQGRALTNEERAAVQAALQYFRTGGQRHTADEEQSLFPRLRKSDAQAFEEIDRLEHDHREANGLHTSVEHLYTAWIESSGLTPDETRQLLSKTSRLKQLYSDHIQVEETTVFARAAQVLDRNALTAIGTEFRFRRK; the protein is encoded by the coding sequence ATGGCGATTCAGATTGGCGCAAAGCCGGACAGTGGTTTCGATGACCCGATTGGCATGCTCAAGGACTGCCACAGAAGGATCGAGAGCTTTCTCCACATTCTCTGCGTTGTAGTCGATCGCGCACAGGGCAGAGCTCTTACCAACGAAGAGCGCGCTGCGGTTCAAGCTGCACTGCAATACTTCCGTACCGGCGGGCAGCGCCACACCGCGGATGAAGAGCAATCCCTCTTTCCCCGACTGCGCAAATCGGATGCACAAGCCTTCGAAGAGATCGATCGGCTGGAACATGATCATCGCGAGGCAAACGGTCTGCACACGTCGGTCGAACATCTCTATACAGCCTGGATTGAATCCAGCGGCCTGACTCCGGACGAAACGCGGCAGCTACTTTCAAAAACGTCGCGCCTCAAGCAACTCTATTCTGACCACATCCAGGTCGAGGAAACGACGGTCTTCGCTCGCGCCGCGCAGGTGCTGGACCGCAATGCCCTCACCGCGATTGGCACTGAGTTCCGATTTCGGCGCAAGTAG
- the ric gene encoding iron-sulfur cluster repair di-iron protein, with the protein MTATTQTVREIALEQPTAIRVFEQFGIDYCCGGRKPLAEACAAGNLEIDAVLAALEAAEKKPGTEFDNWTDKSLESLSSHIVAKHHAYVKNELPRLAQLAQKVVNRHGSTKPELPLIATTLKHLDEELTQHLAKEEAVLFPYIARLEQSISNGTPRPHSCFGTVSNPIAMMTQEHDAAGTLLAEIRRLSGNFTTPPDACPTFHAFYDGLKEFEQDLHQHIHLENNIYFPRAIELERSVS; encoded by the coding sequence ATGACCGCAACCACGCAAACCGTTCGCGAAATCGCACTGGAACAGCCGACCGCAATCCGGGTATTTGAACAATTTGGAATCGACTATTGCTGTGGAGGCCGCAAACCTCTGGCCGAGGCATGCGCTGCCGGAAACCTGGAAATTGACGCGGTCCTTGCTGCGTTGGAAGCGGCGGAAAAGAAACCCGGCACCGAGTTCGATAACTGGACCGATAAATCGTTGGAAAGCTTGAGCTCTCACATCGTCGCCAAGCACCACGCATATGTGAAAAATGAGCTGCCCAGGCTGGCCCAACTCGCGCAGAAAGTCGTCAATCGTCACGGCTCAACCAAGCCAGAATTGCCGCTCATTGCGACTACTCTAAAGCATCTGGACGAAGAACTCACCCAGCATCTCGCCAAGGAAGAAGCGGTTTTGTTTCCCTATATCGCTCGTCTCGAGCAATCCATTTCCAACGGAACGCCCAGGCCGCATAGCTGCTTCGGCACGGTCTCCAACCCGATCGCAATGATGACCCAGGAACACGACGCTGCCGGAACTCTGCTTGCTGAAATCCGCCGTCTGAGCGGAAATTTCACCACTCCGCCGGATGCCTGCCCGACTTTCCACGCGTTCTATGACGGGCTGAAGGAGTTCGAGCAGGACCTGCATCAGCATATTCATCTCGAGAACAACATCTACTTTCCGCGCGCGATCGAATTGGAGAGGTCTGTCAGTTAA
- a CDS encoding M24 family metallopeptidase encodes MNLEAIQSALRDAGHDGWLFYDHHHRDPIGERILGLDPKAHITRRWYYFIPATGEPRKMMHRIEQGRLDTLPGSKGLYSSWQELASGLEAMLNGANRIVMQYSPNNAIMYVSMVDAGTIEFLRSIGKGIVSSADLVSRFEAVLSESQIASHTVAQKAIDEILQEGWKEIGRRLRPAKGKQGKVTEFDMVQWLSEGMKRANLVWENGPNVSVNANCSDSHYEPTIDHTADIKEGDFLLIDIWGRVDDAESVYYDITWTGVVGREPSEREQLVFETVRNARDAAISVVEKAFFEGRPIQGYEADDAARAVVRTAGFADYFTHRTGHNIAHEIHGPGAHLDNLETHDIRQILPNTCFSVEPGVYLPEFGIRSEIDMITAPGKAWVTGKIQRELVRI; translated from the coding sequence ATGAACCTGGAAGCAATTCAATCGGCCCTCCGCGACGCCGGGCACGACGGCTGGCTCTTCTACGACCATCATCACCGCGACCCCATCGGCGAGCGCATCCTCGGCCTCGATCCCAAGGCCCACATTACCCGGCGCTGGTATTACTTCATCCCCGCCACCGGCGAGCCCCGCAAGATGATGCACCGCATTGAACAGGGCCGCCTCGACACGCTTCCCGGCTCCAAGGGCCTCTATTCAAGCTGGCAGGAACTGGCCTCTGGTCTCGAGGCGATGCTCAATGGCGCAAACCGCATCGTCATGCAGTATTCGCCTAACAACGCCATTATGTACGTATCCATGGTCGATGCCGGCACGATCGAATTTCTGCGCAGCATCGGCAAAGGAATCGTCAGTTCCGCCGACCTCGTAAGTCGATTCGAAGCCGTGCTCAGTGAAAGTCAGATCGCCAGCCACACCGTCGCGCAAAAAGCTATCGACGAAATCCTCCAGGAAGGTTGGAAGGAGATCGGCCGCCGCCTGCGTCCCGCCAAGGGCAAGCAGGGCAAGGTCACCGAGTTCGACATGGTGCAATGGCTCAGCGAAGGCATGAAGCGCGCCAACCTTGTCTGGGAGAATGGCCCTAACGTCAGCGTCAACGCCAACTGCTCCGATTCGCACTACGAACCTACCATCGACCATACCGCCGATATCAAAGAAGGTGACTTCCTCCTCATCGACATCTGGGGTCGCGTCGACGATGCTGAGAGTGTCTACTACGACATCACGTGGACCGGCGTAGTAGGTCGCGAACCATCGGAACGCGAACAACTCGTTTTCGAAACCGTGCGCAACGCCCGCGACGCGGCGATCAGTGTTGTGGAGAAAGCGTTCTTTGAGGGTCGACCGATACAGGGCTATGAAGCCGATGATGCGGCGCGCGCTGTTGTCCGCACCGCTGGATTCGCCGACTACTTTACCCATCGCACCGGCCACAACATCGCTCACGAAATCCATGGTCCCGGCGCACACCTCGATAACCTCGAGACTCACGACATCCGCCAGATCCTGCCCAACACCTGCTTCTCCGTCGAGCCCGGCGTCTACCTGCCCGAATTCGGCATCCGCAGCGAGATCGACATGATCACCGCCCCCGGCAAAGCCTGGGTCACCGGCAAAATCCAGCGCGAACTTGTAAGAATCTGA
- a CDS encoding DUF6677 family protein, protein MAEAENKNVVAPKSAQGGFVFLPLIAGWLIPGAGHFLLRKWARGALLAISIVCMFALGLAMQGHLYANAHDILEMLGLAGDLGSGLLYFVGRTMGLGTDSVQLTVADWGTRFIVVAGLLNIIAAVDAHNIRTGRKL, encoded by the coding sequence ATGGCAGAAGCTGAAAATAAAAACGTAGTTGCGCCCAAGAGCGCTCAAGGCGGGTTCGTCTTTCTTCCTTTGATTGCTGGCTGGCTCATCCCCGGCGCTGGACATTTTTTGCTGCGCAAATGGGCCCGCGGCGCACTTCTAGCGATCTCTATCGTCTGCATGTTCGCCCTCGGCCTGGCGATGCAGGGCCACCTCTATGCCAACGCGCACGACATTCTGGAAATGCTCGGCCTTGCGGGTGACCTGGGTAGCGGCCTGCTCTACTTCGTGGGCCGCACTATGGGTCTCGGCACCGATTCGGTCCAGCTCACCGTGGCCGATTGGGGCACACGCTTCATCGTTGTTGCAGGCCTCTTGAACATCATCGCCGCTGTCGACGCGCACAACATCCGCACGGGGAGGAAGCTCTAG
- a CDS encoding N-acetyltransferase, translating into MAAGVTIEILDLRHFAAPVLRPVLDAEGELWSKRLHWDYRASARLLMQYLDNHLLPGYAALEGGQVTGYAFCVYEETKAVIGDVFALPGKSPESVAAAGAPEPAREIESTLLRHLFETLLNSPNVDRIESQLLLHPSGTHSAVFRDAGFEIYPRHFMVQQLAGHWSRPRVDLPGNLELRPWRDDDLNAAARLIAIAYNGHPDSLINDQYRSTYGSMRFLHNIVRYSGCGVFSAQVSHVVADRNSRELAALVLGSRVSPQSGHITQLCVHPSYRQQGVARLLLSVAAAHFVRQGVSEISLTVTEANTNAIKLYENEGYECTHVFDAAVWERAAGA; encoded by the coding sequence ATGGCAGCTGGCGTGACCATCGAGATCCTCGATCTTCGACATTTTGCCGCGCCGGTGCTGCGGCCCGTGCTCGACGCTGAAGGGGAATTGTGGAGCAAGCGGCTGCATTGGGATTATCGTGCTTCGGCCCGCCTACTGATGCAGTATCTGGATAATCACCTTCTGCCGGGCTATGCCGCGCTGGAGGGCGGCCAAGTTACCGGCTACGCTTTCTGCGTGTACGAGGAGACCAAGGCAGTGATCGGCGACGTTTTTGCGTTGCCGGGAAAAAGTCCCGAGTCGGTTGCTGCCGCAGGAGCGCCGGAGCCTGCGCGGGAGATCGAATCGACCTTGCTGCGGCACCTGTTTGAAACCTTGCTGAATTCGCCAAACGTGGATCGAATCGAATCTCAGCTTTTGCTTCATCCTTCTGGTACCCACTCGGCAGTTTTTCGTGATGCGGGATTTGAGATTTATCCCAGACACTTCATGGTCCAGCAACTCGCCGGGCATTGGAGCCGGCCTCGAGTTGATCTGCCAGGCAATTTAGAACTGAGGCCGTGGCGCGATGACGATCTGAACGCAGCCGCGCGCCTCATCGCCATTGCCTATAACGGTCATCCAGACAGCCTCATCAATGACCAATACCGCTCAACGTATGGATCGATGCGATTTCTTCACAACATCGTGCGCTACTCGGGCTGCGGAGTCTTTTCCGCGCAGGTATCGCACGTGGTGGCGGACCGCAACAGCCGCGAACTAGCGGCCCTGGTACTCGGCTCGCGCGTGAGCCCCCAAAGCGGACACATCACGCAACTGTGCGTACACCCCAGTTATCGCCAGCAGGGCGTTGCACGTTTACTGCTTTCGGTGGCTGCGGCCCATTTTGTGCGACAGGGTGTGAGCGAAATTTCTTTGACGGTTACCGAAGCAAATACAAATGCCATAAAGCTCTACGAGAACGAAGGCTACGAATGCACACACGTCTTCGACGCAGCCGTGTGGGAGCGGGCCGCAGGAGCTTGA
- a CDS encoding glycosyltransferase family 39 protein — translation METQLETVAPGPPESRRFRLPSWATASEAAVFVVFSAFFILYGVVPLLGGDGLGLVGADEPRYAQIAHEMLVRFDAAHTLSERLSACVTPYLYGHPWLEKPALYYWRAMFVFQEFKVHDWSARLPSASFAFIMVALIYLHMKRFRPGGHLDAALITVACAGIIGFSRGASTDMQMAAPLSIGLLGWYAWYETDSKFWLFDIYFFTGVATLAKGPVAPFLAIVIVAAFAFLRKEWSIVQRSVWWPGIALYFAITLPWFIAVQHQNPTFFREFFLEHNLERFATNRYQHTQPFWYYIVVVLLAVMPWTVIAMRALVDGIQTSVAEWRLRRLNSKKRPPNRPGDAFPEFLVLWAIIPIIFFSFSQSKLPGYILPSIPPITILTGDYLFRRRQAGLNRWELIGHAALCGVMTMFALLLPWFVSHGPEMPPTRALVVAVLASAGAALLIVVVVKGYGVARLRLATTGVLVVLMFFLYGVGPFFGIPAIDSTKRAIHLLDNSYSARPLADRLFLLAPPDETVAVFRVRRDVEYGLAFYRNHEVVNYEDTGVPDEEHLLVARVTGRRGVDLHTPAALQEYLEGRHYEEILSWPEQGLEVYLVGAR, via the coding sequence GTGGAGACTCAACTGGAAACAGTTGCACCTGGACCGCCTGAAAGCCGACGCTTCCGATTGCCGAGCTGGGCAACTGCGTCAGAAGCCGCGGTCTTCGTGGTCTTCAGCGCATTCTTCATCCTTTATGGAGTTGTTCCTCTGCTGGGCGGAGATGGTCTGGGCCTGGTTGGCGCCGACGAGCCGCGCTATGCGCAGATCGCGCACGAAATGCTGGTTCGATTCGATGCCGCCCACACCCTGAGTGAACGGCTGAGCGCCTGCGTCACTCCTTATCTGTATGGGCATCCCTGGCTTGAAAAGCCTGCTCTTTACTATTGGCGCGCAATGTTCGTGTTCCAGGAATTCAAGGTGCATGACTGGAGCGCGAGACTGCCATCAGCCAGCTTCGCCTTCATCATGGTGGCGCTGATCTATCTGCATATGAAGCGCTTCCGGCCCGGTGGGCACCTGGACGCAGCGCTCATTACGGTTGCATGCGCGGGGATTATTGGATTTTCGCGAGGCGCCTCAACCGATATGCAGATGGCTGCGCCGCTTTCGATTGGGCTGCTGGGATGGTACGCCTGGTATGAAACTGATTCCAAGTTCTGGTTGTTCGATATCTACTTCTTTACCGGCGTAGCCACGTTGGCAAAGGGCCCCGTTGCGCCGTTTCTGGCCATCGTTATTGTTGCGGCTTTCGCGTTTTTGCGGAAGGAGTGGTCGATTGTGCAGCGATCGGTATGGTGGCCGGGGATCGCGCTTTACTTTGCGATTACGCTGCCCTGGTTTATCGCCGTCCAGCACCAGAATCCCACATTCTTCCGCGAGTTTTTCCTCGAGCACAATCTGGAGCGCTTCGCCACGAACCGCTATCAGCATACGCAGCCATTCTGGTACTACATCGTCGTTGTCCTGCTGGCCGTGATGCCATGGACCGTGATCGCGATGCGCGCCCTGGTTGACGGTATTCAGACCTCGGTGGCGGAGTGGAGGCTGCGCAGACTGAATTCCAAGAAGCGGCCGCCGAATCGGCCGGGAGATGCCTTCCCCGAGTTTCTAGTCCTGTGGGCGATCATTCCAATCATCTTCTTTTCGTTTTCGCAGTCAAAGCTTCCGGGCTACATCCTTCCCTCCATTCCGCCCATCACGATTCTGACGGGCGACTATCTGTTCCGGCGCAGGCAGGCGGGACTGAACCGCTGGGAGTTGATTGGACACGCGGCGTTATGCGGGGTGATGACGATGTTTGCCCTGCTGCTGCCATGGTTTGTGAGTCATGGACCGGAAATGCCGCCTACGCGCGCCCTGGTTGTTGCGGTTCTTGCATCCGCTGGTGCCGCGTTGCTGATTGTTGTGGTCGTGAAAGGGTACGGTGTCGCACGGTTGCGGCTAGCGACAACAGGCGTGCTCGTGGTGTTGATGTTCTTTCTCTATGGGGTGGGGCCTTTTTTTGGAATTCCGGCGATCGACTCGACTAAGCGAGCGATTCACTTACTCGACAATTCGTACTCGGCGCGTCCGCTGGCCGATCGGCTTTTCCTGTTAGCTCCCCCCGACGAGACGGTAGCTGTCTTCCGGGTTCGCCGCGACGTGGAGTATGGTCTGGCCTTCTACCGCAACCATGAAGTCGTGAACTATGAAGACACCGGTGTGCCGGACGAGGAGCATCTTTTAGTGGCGCGCGTAACTGGCCGCCGCGGTGTGGATCTGCACACGCCCGCGGCGCTGCAGGAGTACCTGGAAGGCCGCCATTACGAGGAAATCCTCAGCTGGCCCGAGCAGGGCCTTGAGGTTTACCTCGTAGGCGCCCGGTAG
- the rbfA gene encoding 30S ribosome-binding factor RbfA encodes MPEHRARKHHQDRVAETLREEIGAMIEGELSDPRIAFCYVTEVVLNPGGKSARVYVAVDNAVPDIAKAEVDTVAGLEAAKGYIRFELKERMGVRHVPELSFLADRSGRFQARIEELMDRSRKRQKTPVE; translated from the coding sequence ATGCCGGAACACAGGGCGAGAAAGCATCATCAGGACCGGGTGGCTGAGACTCTACGGGAAGAGATCGGCGCCATGATCGAGGGCGAGCTCTCGGATCCGCGCATCGCGTTCTGTTATGTGACGGAAGTGGTGCTGAATCCGGGCGGCAAGTCGGCGCGCGTGTATGTTGCGGTAGACAATGCGGTTCCCGACATCGCCAAAGCTGAAGTGGATACCGTTGCCGGACTGGAAGCGGCCAAGGGGTATATTCGCTTTGAATTGAAGGAGCGGATGGGAGTGCGTCACGTGCCGGAGCTGTCGTTTCTGGCCGATCGTTCAGGGCGTTTCCAGGCGCGGATTGAAGAGCTGATGGACCGCTCGCGCAAACGCCAGAAGACGCCGGTTGAGTGA